A stretch of the Streptomyces venezuelae genome encodes the following:
- a CDS encoding RDD family protein translates to MYGGTAGTYPHPHPQTRVRVPRPAGEGRRLLAVTVDLLLVISVPYLVMRGEDGRPLTALALLLGLSFANQVLLTYVVRASIGKLLTGIRVIRAADGRRPGFWRTIYRWLSGLCWLPLQPYYGLRAFFRGIGGGGPARGTVADNDDGELYHGDLAGLRYACRRDLHG, encoded by the coding sequence GTGTACGGGGGCACTGCAGGAACGTATCCGCACCCGCACCCGCAGACGCGGGTGCGGGTTCCGCGGCCCGCCGGGGAAGGGCGACGCCTCCTCGCGGTAACGGTGGACCTGCTCCTCGTCATCTCCGTGCCCTACCTGGTCATGCGTGGTGAGGACGGCCGCCCGCTGACCGCCCTCGCACTCCTGCTCGGCCTGTCCTTCGCCAACCAGGTGCTGTTGACGTACGTGGTCCGGGCCAGCATCGGCAAGCTGCTGACCGGCATCCGGGTGATTCGTGCCGCCGACGGACGGCGGCCGGGGTTCTGGCGGACGATCTACCGGTGGCTGTCGGGGCTTTGCTGGCTGCCGCTCCAGCCTTACTACGGGCTGAGAGCGTTCTTCCGCGGCATCGGTGGCGGCGGGCCCGCCCGCGGCACGGTGGCCGACAACGACGACGGCGAGCTCTACCACGGCGACCTGGCCGGACTCCGCTACGCCTGCCGCCGGGACTTGCACGGCTGA
- a CDS encoding methyltransferase, whose protein sequence is MNTEVRAAQTAAGRELVVRLAFGSMAAHTLRAAVRLGVVERIGDGPRTAAEVAAGAGTAHQPMTRLLRALTALGLLAEHTPDTFTVTPAGALLTPDHPESLTSFVRMFTDPAIVRAWEHLDSSVRTGEIAFDSVFGTDFFSHLARHPELSADFNAAMSQVVSETAAVLPQAFDFSRFASVTDVGGGSGTLLAAVLAAHPGLTGVVFDTADGLAEAANTLARHGLEKRCALVAGDFFKAVPQGSDVYLVKSILHDWTDAQAVTILRHCRQVLPAGGVVLIVEPVLPELVGSEDEGTYLSDLNMMVNVGGRERTREDFEELCRQAGLRVTSVTPLAEAAPYSLIEAVAD, encoded by the coding sequence ATGAACACCGAGGTCCGAGCCGCACAGACGGCGGCCGGCCGGGAACTCGTCGTCCGGCTCGCGTTCGGGAGCATGGCCGCACACACCCTGCGCGCGGCGGTCCGCCTGGGAGTCGTGGAACGCATCGGCGACGGGCCGCGCACAGCCGCCGAGGTGGCCGCCGGAGCAGGGACCGCGCACCAGCCCATGACCCGCCTGCTGCGCGCCCTGACCGCCCTCGGCCTGCTCGCGGAACACACCCCCGACACCTTCACGGTGACCCCGGCGGGAGCCCTCCTCACCCCGGACCACCCCGAATCCCTCACCTCGTTCGTCCGTATGTTCACCGATCCGGCGATCGTGCGCGCCTGGGAGCACCTGGACAGCAGTGTCCGTACGGGGGAGATCGCCTTTGACTCCGTCTTCGGCACCGACTTCTTCAGCCACCTCGCCCGGCACCCCGAGCTCTCCGCAGACTTCAACGCGGCGATGAGCCAGGTCGTCTCCGAGACCGCCGCCGTGCTGCCGCAGGCCTTCGACTTCAGCCGGTTCGCCTCGGTCACGGACGTCGGCGGAGGCAGCGGCACCCTCCTGGCCGCCGTCCTCGCAGCACACCCGGGTCTCACCGGCGTGGTCTTCGACACCGCCGACGGCCTCGCAGAGGCCGCGAACACACTGGCCCGCCACGGGCTGGAGAAGCGCTGCGCCCTTGTCGCCGGGGACTTCTTCAAAGCGGTCCCGCAGGGCTCGGACGTGTACCTCGTGAAGAGCATCCTGCACGACTGGACGGACGCCCAGGCGGTCACGATCCTGCGCCACTGCCGCCAGGTGCTGCCGGCCGGCGGCGTCGTCCTGATCGTGGAGCCGGTGCTTCCCGAGCTCGTCGGATCCGAGGACGAGGGAACCTACCTGAGCGACCTCAACATGATGGTGAACGTCGGCGGCAGGGAACGCACCCGCGAAGACTTCGAGGAGCTGTGCCGGCAGGCGGGCCTGCGCGTCACATCGGTCACCCCGCTCGCGGAGGCCGCCCCGTACTCCCTGATCGAGGCCGTGGCCGACTGA
- a CDS encoding helix-turn-helix transcriptional regulator has product MPKNDAGDTPPEHTADDRWEVARPLGGTSLDGVRMAGFRDRTAGGLDMRVLPQPAVIVVIGLGAGPVTVESASGHRPLKGLVASLSPGPARIRGQGVECVEVALSPRAAYALLGVSPLELDGSITGLEDLWGRHARLLREQLADTASWQERLALTDAFLRRRAAGTRTPPMAAEVAAAWDAIVAGRGRVRVGDLAASCGWSRKRLWARFSSQIGLTPKRAAMLVRFDHAARALLAGERAGDVAMACGYADQPHLHRDVQALAGCTPAALAGLTAASTEP; this is encoded by the coding sequence ATGCCCAAGAACGACGCGGGGGACACGCCCCCGGAACACACTGCTGACGACCGCTGGGAGGTAGCCCGCCCCCTCGGCGGCACCTCTCTCGACGGCGTACGGATGGCCGGGTTCCGGGACCGTACGGCCGGCGGGCTGGACATGCGGGTGCTGCCGCAGCCCGCCGTGATCGTCGTCATCGGGCTCGGAGCCGGCCCGGTCACGGTGGAGAGCGCCTCCGGGCACCGGCCACTGAAGGGTCTCGTCGCCTCCCTCTCACCGGGTCCGGCCCGAATCCGCGGCCAGGGCGTCGAATGCGTCGAGGTGGCGCTGTCACCCCGGGCCGCCTACGCCCTGCTGGGTGTTTCCCCGCTCGAACTGGACGGCTCCATCACCGGACTCGAGGACCTCTGGGGGCGGCACGCTCGGCTGCTGCGCGAGCAGTTGGCCGACACCGCGTCCTGGCAGGAACGCCTCGCGCTCACGGACGCATTCCTCCGACGCAGGGCCGCAGGGACCCGGACCCCGCCCATGGCGGCGGAGGTCGCCGCCGCCTGGGACGCCATCGTGGCCGGTCGCGGCCGGGTACGGGTCGGCGACCTCGCCGCGTCCTGCGGATGGAGCCGCAAGCGGCTCTGGGCCAGGTTCAGTTCCCAGATCGGCCTGACCCCCAAACGCGCCGCCATGCTGGTCCGCTTCGACCACGCCGCCCGGGCCCTCCTCGCCGGCGAGCGCGCCGGCGACGTCGCCATGGCCTGTGGATACGCCGACCAGCCCCATCTCCACCGCGACGTCCAGGCCCTCGCCGGGTGCACACCCGCCGCACTGGCCGGCCTGACCGCCGCATCCACCGAGCCCTGA
- a CDS encoding RNA ligase family protein: MAVDSGWSPYPKIPSRARLGEARAAREWVALEKVHGANFAVVCDRTGVHPAKRRELLGESGLDEFFGVGRVWPALAVAADRCAAALRRTYATEPSAPVTVYGELAGGCYPHPDVPPAPGTEPVQTGVWYAPGLLWMPFDATVETTAGGTRWAGDRALREAADAAGLHCAPLIARGTLAQVQERTPVFPTRVPALLGLPELPGNLAEGLVIKPADEWGSPDGTGTGTGIGTDIGIGPPTRPVAKFKHPSFAEDERFDGSRPYRAPAEGAAGVPGWLLGQAAALLTPARAAAAVSKLGPRTPAEEIAEEIARDAVEEAAEALGGLDQGLAQTLERALRAGALALARFDAADRRAVGRP, from the coding sequence ATGGCGGTTGACAGCGGCTGGTCCCCGTACCCCAAGATCCCCTCCCGGGCCCGACTGGGCGAGGCGCGGGCGGCACGGGAATGGGTCGCGCTGGAGAAGGTCCACGGGGCCAACTTCGCCGTCGTGTGCGACCGCACCGGAGTACACCCGGCCAAGCGCCGCGAACTGCTCGGCGAGAGCGGCCTCGACGAGTTCTTCGGCGTGGGCCGGGTCTGGCCGGCCCTGGCCGTCGCCGCCGACCGCTGCGCCGCCGCCCTGCGCCGCACGTATGCAACCGAACCCTCGGCACCGGTCACGGTCTACGGCGAACTGGCCGGCGGGTGCTACCCGCATCCGGACGTGCCGCCCGCGCCCGGTACGGAGCCGGTGCAGACCGGCGTCTGGTACGCGCCGGGGCTGCTCTGGATGCCGTTCGACGCCACGGTCGAGACGACTGCCGGCGGCACCCGCTGGGCCGGCGACCGGGCGCTGCGGGAGGCCGCCGACGCCGCGGGCCTGCACTGCGCCCCGCTGATCGCGCGCGGGACGCTCGCCCAGGTGCAGGAACGGACACCGGTGTTCCCGACCCGGGTACCTGCCCTGCTGGGCCTGCCCGAGCTGCCCGGCAACCTCGCGGAGGGGCTCGTCATCAAGCCCGCCGACGAGTGGGGGAGCCCCGACGGCACCGGCACCGGCACCGGCATCGGCACCGACATTGGCATCGGCCCGCCCACCCGCCCGGTGGCCAAGTTCAAGCACCCCTCCTTCGCCGAGGACGAGCGCTTCGACGGCTCGCGCCCGTACCGGGCACCGGCCGAAGGCGCGGCGGGCGTGCCCGGCTGGCTCCTCGGCCAGGCCGCCGCGCTGCTCACCCCGGCCCGGGCGGCGGCAGCCGTCAGCAAACTGGGCCCGCGCACCCCGGCCGAGGAGATCGCCGAGGAGATCGCCCGGGACGCGGTCGAGGAGGCCGCCGAGGCCCTCGGCGGCCTCGACCAGGGCCTCGCCCAGACCCTGGAGCGGGCGCTGCGCGCCGGCGCGCTCGCCCTCGCCCGCTTCGACGCCGCCGACCGCCGGGCAGTCGGCCGGCCGTAG
- a CDS encoding MBL fold metallo-hydrolase codes for MTQAPERTPLRPAAHPERLDRGHPFRQWKTWRIPGTELTLTGYSRANDKTFFHIPELRCALDAGLAEGRQPETVFLTHTHHDHSKDLDYLAARPAGVDIHLPAPALPYVERFLRASAELNHGTAYDPTRAANCRLHGVRGGDEFTFGRRGHHVRVVECAHKVPCVGYAFSERRRELLPEYEELRRSLAEQGRGGAEFGRILAQRRKEGAEVEHEVLKPLFGFLGDTHVSVFEDNPWLFAYPVLITECTYLDDTELDRADRVGHTVWSRLRPVVEAHPDTLFVLTHFSLRHSDQDVVDFFGDARPDNVLLWAHPDSRLPEQHQHGGGGRHGG; via the coding sequence ATGACGCAGGCCCCCGAGCGGACCCCCCTACGCCCCGCCGCCCACCCCGAACGGCTGGACCGGGGACACCCGTTCCGCCAGTGGAAGACCTGGCGCATTCCCGGCACCGAGCTGACCCTCACCGGGTACTCACGCGCCAACGACAAAACGTTCTTCCACATCCCCGAACTGCGCTGCGCGCTCGATGCCGGCCTCGCCGAAGGCCGTCAGCCGGAGACCGTCTTCCTCACCCACACCCACCACGACCACTCCAAGGACCTCGACTACCTCGCCGCCAGACCCGCCGGCGTCGACATCCACCTGCCCGCCCCCGCCCTCCCGTACGTGGAGCGCTTCCTGCGCGCCTCCGCCGAACTCAACCACGGCACGGCCTACGACCCCACCCGCGCCGCCAACTGCCGGCTGCACGGGGTGCGCGGCGGCGACGAGTTCACCTTCGGCCGCCGCGGTCACCACGTACGGGTGGTGGAGTGCGCCCACAAGGTGCCGTGCGTGGGATACGCGTTCTCCGAGCGTCGCAGGGAACTGCTGCCCGAGTACGAGGAGCTGCGGCGCTCCCTCGCCGAACAGGGCCGGGGCGGCGCCGAGTTCGGGCGCATCCTCGCGCAGCGCCGCAAAGAAGGCGCCGAAGTGGAACACGAGGTGCTGAAACCGCTGTTCGGGTTCCTCGGCGACACCCATGTGAGCGTCTTCGAGGACAACCCGTGGCTCTTCGCGTACCCGGTGCTCATCACCGAGTGCACCTACCTCGACGACACCGAACTCGACCGGGCCGACCGGGTCGGACACACCGTGTGGAGCCGGCTGCGGCCCGTCGTCGAGGCCCACCCGGACACCCTCTTCGTCCTTACCCACTTCAGCCTGCGCCACTCGGACCAGGACGTCGTCGACTTCTTCGGCGACGCGCGCCCCGACAACGTACTGCTGTGGGCCCACCCCGACAGCCGGCTGCCCGAACAGCACCAGCACGGAGGCGGCGGCCGGCATGGCGGTTGA
- a CDS encoding dienelactone hydrolase family protein, whose amino-acid sequence MPTHTLQIPTPDGLADAFAAFPDHGERHPGVLMYPDGLGIRPVIREMARELAGHGYYVLVPNLFYRHGPAPVIELPEHIGAETRPRVFAQVMPLIGAHTAERALIDADAYLGFLTSRPEVSAGPVAVTGYCIGGLLAMRTAAAHSDRVASVAAFHAPVSADGPDLFAKITAAVHLGHAEGDMTPEALGELNQVLQVMDTAGTAYTSEIYPGTIHGFTMSDTDAFSASGLQRHWDRLLPLLDPTLGNN is encoded by the coding sequence ATGCCCACCCACACGCTGCAGATCCCGACCCCCGACGGCCTGGCAGATGCATTCGCCGCCTTCCCGGACCACGGCGAGCGGCACCCGGGGGTGCTGATGTACCCGGACGGCCTCGGCATCCGGCCCGTGATACGAGAGATGGCCCGCGAACTGGCCGGCCACGGCTACTACGTACTCGTCCCCAACCTCTTCTACCGGCATGGCCCGGCACCGGTGATCGAACTTCCCGAGCACATCGGAGCAGAGACCCGGCCCCGGGTCTTCGCCCAGGTCATGCCCTTGATCGGGGCGCACACGGCCGAACGTGCCCTGATCGATGCCGACGCCTACCTCGGGTTCCTCACCAGCCGGCCCGAGGTCAGCGCCGGTCCTGTCGCCGTGACCGGCTATTGCATAGGCGGCCTCCTGGCGATGCGCACCGCCGCTGCCCACTCCGACCGGGTGGCCTCCGTCGCCGCATTCCACGCCCCGGTGAGCGCCGACGGACCTGATCTCTTCGCCAAGATCACCGCCGCGGTCCACCTCGGCCACGCCGAAGGCGATATGACACCAGAGGCTCTCGGCGAGCTCAACCAGGTCCTCCAGGTCATGGATACCGCAGGTACCGCTTACACGTCCGAGATCTACCCCGGCACCATCCACGGCTTCACCATGTCCGACACCGACGCCTTCAGCGCCTCCGGGCTCCAGCGCCACTGGGACCGTCTGCTCCCCCTCCTGGACCCCACCCTGGGCAACAACTGA
- a CDS encoding maleylpyruvate isomerase family mycothiol-dependent enzyme, producing MTESLEYSALLQLIDERSAAFRSAVAAAPSLDAPVPSCPEWTLFDLVQHLGTGQRWWAAIVAAGPAEAPPAKDAAEAPRELEALLAWYAESNELLLSALREAGPERECWAWWGAGVSPANAWGVARRRVHEVLVHTYDAQLAAGAVQPMPADVAIDGVAEFLDTCNSTPAAWPHEAATIHYHATEGRSWLLALDGTGAWPAPLTDDAAPASASATGTAEQLLLFVWGRLTLSDLKIEGNQQVFEQLIAWDPEE from the coding sequence GTGACAGAGAGTCTTGAGTATTCCGCCCTGCTGCAACTGATCGACGAGCGGTCGGCCGCGTTCCGGAGTGCGGTTGCCGCCGCGCCCAGCCTTGACGCGCCGGTGCCGTCCTGCCCCGAGTGGACATTGTTCGATCTGGTGCAGCACCTGGGTACGGGCCAGCGCTGGTGGGCCGCGATCGTCGCCGCGGGCCCGGCCGAGGCTCCGCCAGCCAAGGATGCCGCGGAGGCACCGCGCGAGCTCGAGGCGCTGCTGGCCTGGTACGCCGAGTCGAACGAGCTGCTGCTGAGTGCGCTGCGGGAGGCCGGCCCGGAGCGCGAGTGCTGGGCCTGGTGGGGCGCCGGCGTGTCGCCGGCGAATGCCTGGGGCGTTGCCCGACGCCGGGTGCACGAGGTGCTGGTGCACACCTACGACGCCCAGCTCGCCGCAGGCGCCGTGCAGCCGATGCCGGCGGACGTCGCGATCGACGGCGTGGCCGAGTTTCTCGACACCTGCAACTCCACCCCGGCGGCCTGGCCGCACGAGGCCGCCACCATCCACTACCACGCCACCGAGGGCCGCTCCTGGCTCCTCGCGCTGGACGGCACCGGCGCCTGGCCCGCACCCCTCACGGACGACGCCGCGCCCGCCTCCGCTTCGGCCACGGGCACGGCCGAGCAGCTGCTCCTCTTCGTCTGGGGCCGCCTCACGCTGAGCGACCTGAAGATCGAGGGCAACCAGCAGGTGTTCGAGCAGCTGATCGCCTGGGACCCCGAGGAGTAG
- a CDS encoding DUF4344 domain-containing metallopeptidase, which yields MSRGAATGAALVAVLATAGCGGTGNAADPADDANGKVTVVYEDSTVKPEDRQAVDVIRKSRVLERTADWVNASVALPHDLVVKVTDKVPPGVTDAVTQPDGRTIYLPPAFLTELRGALADVVKDVKRPALFPADKYNADDLTALSTQFIFGHEMGHALQRQLMLPNLGLEEDAADGFASFYTVNEVGPNPSLAAALLFDAIARKEGKLTLEGFSSDHPVTQQRVFHFLCYLDGSDPKKFDGPLVGAGYLPRSRAPLCPQAWAALDYGWWTQLQPHFDRAFKGQGDKEQAAARARLISETEAFAEKLDEIRKEQ from the coding sequence GTGTCGAGGGGCGCAGCGACGGGGGCTGCGCTCGTCGCCGTTCTGGCGACCGCTGGGTGCGGCGGTACGGGCAACGCCGCCGACCCGGCCGACGACGCGAACGGCAAGGTCACGGTCGTGTACGAGGACAGCACCGTCAAACCCGAGGACCGGCAGGCCGTCGACGTGATCCGGAAGTCCCGCGTGCTCGAACGGACTGCCGACTGGGTGAACGCCTCGGTCGCCCTCCCCCACGACCTGGTCGTCAAGGTCACGGACAAGGTCCCGCCGGGAGTCACGGACGCGGTCACCCAGCCCGACGGCCGGACCATCTACCTGCCTCCGGCATTCCTCACCGAACTCCGGGGCGCCCTCGCCGACGTGGTCAAGGACGTCAAACGGCCCGCCCTGTTCCCCGCGGACAAGTACAACGCCGACGACCTGACCGCGCTGTCAACCCAGTTCATCTTCGGCCACGAGATGGGCCACGCGCTCCAGCGCCAGCTCATGCTGCCGAACCTCGGTCTCGAGGAGGACGCGGCGGACGGGTTCGCGTCGTTCTACACGGTCAACGAGGTGGGACCGAACCCGTCGCTGGCCGCGGCGCTGCTCTTCGACGCCATCGCCCGCAAGGAGGGCAAGCTGACGCTGGAGGGATTCTCGAGCGACCACCCCGTCACCCAGCAACGGGTCTTCCACTTCCTCTGCTACCTCGACGGCAGCGATCCGAAGAAGTTCGACGGTCCTCTGGTCGGCGCCGGCTACCTGCCGAGGAGCCGCGCCCCGCTGTGCCCGCAGGCGTGGGCCGCACTGGACTACGGCTGGTGGACCCAGTTGCAGCCCCACTTCGACAGGGCGTTCAAGGGGCAGGGCGACAAGGAACAGGCTGCCGCACGTGCCCGGCTCATCTCGGAGACCGAGGCCTTCGCGGAGAAGCTGGACGAGATCCGCAAGGAGCAGTGA
- a CDS encoding alpha/beta fold hydrolase — protein sequence MFRRTSHARRYRAPMGSAHVAGFSGGSAIAQELALRHPQAVRSLVLTSTWARADAYFTAMARFWHWLVTEAPDERAALEAFFLWIYTPRAHADGTVQRIIEETLAFPHPQSPEAFQRQLEPFLLHDTLDRLPAIAAPTLVLAGERDIATPPRFGQAVAEAIPGARFEVLAGEAHQPFQESPDLFNARVDAFWREVDGEIPERAGEASRPRTGAIIPP from the coding sequence ATTTTTCGCCGGACCTCGCATGCGCGCCGATATCGGGCACCGATGGGCAGTGCGCATGTCGCCGGTTTCTCGGGGGGCAGCGCGATCGCGCAGGAGTTGGCCCTCCGCCACCCGCAAGCGGTCCGCAGCCTCGTCCTCACGAGTACCTGGGCGCGGGCAGACGCCTATTTCACGGCCATGGCCCGCTTCTGGCACTGGCTGGTGACGGAAGCGCCCGACGAGCGGGCCGCGCTCGAGGCATTCTTCCTGTGGATCTACACGCCTCGCGCCCATGCCGACGGCACCGTGCAGCGGATCATCGAGGAAACGCTCGCCTTCCCGCACCCGCAGTCGCCTGAGGCCTTCCAGCGTCAACTGGAGCCGTTCCTGCTGCACGACACGCTTGACCGGCTGCCCGCCATCGCCGCACCGACCCTCGTGCTGGCCGGTGAACGGGACATCGCCACGCCGCCGCGGTTCGGACAGGCCGTGGCGGAGGCCATCCCGGGCGCCCGCTTCGAGGTCCTGGCGGGGGAGGCCCACCAGCCCTTCCAGGAGTCCCCGGACCTGTTCAATGCCCGCGTCGACGCCTTCTGGCGCGAGGTCGACGGCGAGATCCCGGAGCGTGCGGGGGAGGCCTCCCGTCCCCGGACAGGGGCCATAATCCCGCCATGA
- a CDS encoding CAP domain-containing protein, translating to MSAASTYVPAASAPASVDKSPLCPTPSPPPGTGSQISAADAAEIVRVHNEARRAAIQKYSPALPLVPVTWNPKLACDAQAWANDPASSQGGALHHSSRATNGNQGENLFNAYPGPARPMMALDPSVSYSWIAEKPKFDTDNNAAVNINAPQGTNYLAWGHYSQMVWMSPASSTTAIGCGVKQGVPVSGRTGWILVCRYTAAGNINGQRAIPPAAAAPAACNQAAANQAPTAATAAQAMTSVTCLINAQRTQRGLPPLTPNQALTNAARQHAVAAVQLKWWGPGKDSHRNPQTGSTPQSRIQAAGYCPNPRSWETNEITYTGWGGSGTPQAAVNWWMNSPGHRAIILKPSLREMGVAAQPGSADRAGASSSNAGTYVVNFGRCQQ from the coding sequence ATGTCGGCTGCCTCCACATACGTGCCCGCCGCATCGGCACCTGCTTCCGTGGACAAATCTCCCCTGTGCCCGACGCCCAGCCCGCCGCCCGGAACGGGCTCACAGATCAGCGCCGCCGACGCCGCCGAAATCGTCCGCGTTCACAACGAAGCGCGCCGAGCGGCCATCCAGAAGTACAGCCCCGCCCTTCCCTTGGTTCCTGTCACGTGGAACCCCAAGCTCGCCTGTGATGCGCAGGCTTGGGCCAATGACCCTGCGTCCAGCCAGGGCGGTGCGCTCCACCACAGCAGCCGTGCCACGAACGGAAACCAGGGCGAGAACCTTTTCAACGCCTACCCCGGGCCGGCGCGTCCCATGATGGCGCTGGACCCCTCGGTGAGCTACAGCTGGATAGCCGAAAAGCCCAAATTCGACACCGATAACAACGCCGCGGTCAACATCAATGCACCCCAGGGAACCAATTACCTTGCATGGGGTCATTACTCTCAGATGGTGTGGATGTCTCCCGCATCGTCCACCACCGCAATCGGTTGCGGGGTGAAGCAGGGCGTTCCCGTCTCGGGCCGTACGGGGTGGATTCTGGTGTGCCGCTACACCGCCGCGGGCAATATCAATGGCCAGCGGGCCATACCCCCGGCTGCAGCGGCACCGGCGGCCTGCAACCAGGCCGCCGCCAACCAGGCCCCGACCGCCGCGACGGCCGCCCAGGCCATGACGTCGGTGACATGCCTGATCAATGCGCAGCGCACGCAGCGTGGGCTGCCTCCCCTCACCCCCAACCAGGCCCTGACGAACGCCGCCCGGCAGCATGCCGTCGCGGCTGTACAGCTGAAGTGGTGGGGACCGGGCAAGGATTCGCACCGCAACCCCCAGACCGGCTCGACACCGCAGAGCCGCATCCAGGCGGCCGGGTACTGTCCGAACCCCCGGTCGTGGGAGACCAACGAGATCACGTACACCGGCTGGGGCGGATCCGGCACCCCTCAGGCCGCCGTCAACTGGTGGATGAACAGCCCCGGCCACCGCGCCATCATCCTCAAGCCGTCCCTGCGCGAGATGGGTGTGGCGGCCCAGCCCGGCTCGGCAGACCGGGCCGGGGCCTCGTCGAGTAACGCCGGCACCTATGTGGTGAACTTCGGACGCTGCCAGCAGTGA
- a CDS encoding GNAT family N-acetyltransferase, whose protein sequence is MIRAATVDDIAEIRAMIRELAEYERAAEQARATEEQLREALFGAHPAAFALIAEDDETGQAVGFALWFPRFSTWTGTRGMHLEDLYVRSHARGDGHGKALLASLAAICQQNGYERFEWWVLAWNEPAIDFYTSLGAELLNEWTVCRLIGEPLAALASQAPAVHHRVPARQD, encoded by the coding sequence ATGATCCGGGCCGCCACTGTGGACGACATCGCGGAGATCCGCGCGATGATCCGTGAACTCGCCGAGTACGAACGGGCTGCCGAGCAGGCCCGGGCAACCGAGGAGCAGCTCCGCGAGGCGCTGTTCGGAGCACACCCGGCTGCGTTCGCGCTGATCGCGGAGGACGACGAGACGGGGCAGGCCGTGGGCTTCGCCCTCTGGTTCCCCCGATTCTCGACCTGGACCGGTACCCGCGGCATGCATCTGGAGGACCTCTACGTACGGTCGCACGCCCGAGGTGACGGACACGGCAAGGCGCTGCTCGCCTCCCTGGCCGCGATCTGTCAACAGAACGGCTACGAGCGCTTCGAGTGGTGGGTCCTGGCCTGGAACGAACCGGCGATCGACTTCTACACGTCGCTCGGCGCCGAGCTGCTGAACGAGTGGACGGTATGCCGGCTGATCGGTGAACCCCTGGCAGCACTCGCTTCCCAGGCCCCGGCCGTCCACCACCGGGTTCCGGCCCGGCAGGACTGA
- a CDS encoding DUF4235 domain-containing protein has product MKAPKVAYKPIGLVLGAISGMIAGAAFRQVWKIAEGEGDAPSATDEDRSWQQILVAAAIEGAIFAVVKAAVDRSGAVATRRLTGTWPG; this is encoded by the coding sequence ATGAAGGCGCCCAAGGTCGCTTACAAGCCCATCGGTCTTGTCCTGGGGGCCATCAGCGGCATGATCGCGGGCGCCGCGTTCCGGCAGGTCTGGAAGATCGCCGAGGGCGAGGGCGACGCTCCCAGCGCCACGGACGAAGACCGGTCCTGGCAGCAGATCCTGGTCGCCGCCGCCATCGAGGGCGCGATCTTCGCCGTGGTCAAGGCCGCTGTCGACCGCTCGGGCGCCGTGGCCACCCGTCGGCTGACGGGCACCTGGCCGGGGTGA